In Anopheles bellator chromosome 2, idAnoBellAS_SP24_06.2, whole genome shotgun sequence, the genomic stretch CTTAACCGACGGTGACCTAAATAAGATACACCGCCTTTATTCTTAATCGTTATAAAATTGACAGTCATTCTTAGGAAAATTCCACTCGGCCACAGGTTAGTACAATAAAAAAGGCAACGGAAGTCCGGACCGAGCGGACTGCTGTTTGAAATCCTGTTTCGGTGGTCGGTCAGCGAAATGTGCAAATCGCTGACGGTGAGTTCTGCAAATCATCGCCCGTGCAATACGTCAACAAACCGAATCACGGTGGCGCCCGCTACGCCTCGTGATAAGGGCTTCTgcgccaaaaaccaacaagaCACGCGCCGGGAAAGTTCGTAAAATGcgacgtcgacgtcggtgTGCGGCCGTGGCGGATTGTTGGTGGTCGTGGCATCACGTGGTTATCGATATAACTGTCGGACTGGCGGTCGATGGATCTTCAGTTGCGCTCCCGCAGTTGGGCGTGAATGAGCCAGAAGTTTCGTGAAGGACAAACCGGTGACCCCGCTTGAGTGTTCGTAATGTTCCAGCTGTGGGCGTTGGTCGCGGTGCTGTTCCTGCTGTACCGCTGGAGTGTGGCGACGTACGATTACTTCGAGAAGCGAAAGATACCCTTCGTTAAGCCGGTGCCTTTCTTCGGTCAGCTGCTCGCGTTCTTTGCGCGAACCAAACATGCGGTCGACATCGCGTCCGAGGGCTACGAGATGTTCCCAAATTCCCGTGTATCGGGGCTATTTTCGTTGCGGACCCCGCGGCTTCTTGTGCACGACCCGGTCCTGTTCAAGCAGATGGCCATCAAGGACTTTGACCATTTCTCCGATCACGTATCCCAACTTTCCATCGAGGACGATCCGCTGCTGGCGCGATCCCTGTTCTTCACCAATGGCACCCGTTGGCGGCACCATCGGTCCGGCCTGAGTCCTGCCTTTACCGGCAGCAAGATGCGGAACATGTTCGGGCTGCTGTCCAAAAGTGCCGGAAACTTCGTCCAACGGCTGTTGGTGTCGCAGCAGCGCAAACCGGACCCACTGGAGTTGCGCGATCTGTACTCGCGGCTTGGGCACGATGCGATGACCTCGATCTCGTTCGGTGTGGACGTTGACTCGCTCTCCGACCCGAACAATGAGTTCTTCGCAAAAGGCGCCCGTTTGGCCAAGATTGATGGAGCGCCTGGATTCAAGCTTGCCCTGTCCACAATCCTGCCCAACGTGTACCGCTTTTTCCGGTGCGCGATTTTGGATAAGGATGTGAACGCCTTCTACTTAAACGCCGTTTCGCAAAACATTCGGTATCGCGAAGAGAACCACATTACCCGACCCGACTTTATCCATCTGCTGCTTCAGGCCCGCAAAGACGAGCTGAGATCGGAGAAAGCCGAAGACGAAGCGTTGGAAAATGCCGGACTTTCCACGGCCGAAACACACACgatcgggcagcagcagggcgaGGTGAAGCTTTCGTGGGACGACATCGATATTACGGCCGCCGGTGTATCCTTCTTTTTCGGAGGCATCGAAACGACGACCACTCTGCTGTGTTTTGCGAGCTACGAACTGGCCGTCAATCCACCGATCCAGGCCCGGCTGAGAGCGGAAATTGATGAGGTGCGCGCCGAGTTACCGGACGGAAAAACGCCGACTTATGAGGTGCTCCAGAAAATGCAATACATGGATCTGGTTGTGTCGGAAACTCTGCGCCGTTGGGTACCTTTCGGAACTACGGATAGGAAGTGCACGAAGGATTACACCTTCACGAACAGCGATGGAACGGAGATCACGATCGAGAGGGGGATGAACATCTCGATCCCCATCAAGTCGTTTCACCTGGATCCGAAATTCTTCCCCGACCCGTTGCGCTTCGATCCGGAACGCTTCACGGACCCGGCGCGCTTCAACAAGGATGCGTACGTTCCTTTCGGGGCCGGTATACGGAATTGCATTGGCTCCCGGTTGGCGCTGATGCAAGCGAAATGCATCCTGTTTTATGTGCTTTCCAACTTCACCATCGAGCCGCACCACAAAATGTCCATCCCGGTCGTGATCGACGTAACTTCGGCCGGCTTGAATGCCAAGGGTGGCTTCTGGATGAAATTGGTACCGAAACAGGTATAGACCGGAATTTGAATACCCGAAACGTGTCCGAACTTGTACGGCAGGGAGAGCAATTGATGGATTGACGGCTACAGAGGAAGACATTGAGCAAACGAAGAAGCTTCCCATCTCTGCAGGCGATAAGATAGCATTACAATACCAAGGGTCAGCCGATAACGAGTGCCTGTCTGTTCGAATCGAAGTTACGGTGGGCTTCGCTAGTATTGCATTCTTTTAGCAGTAGAATTGATGAAGTAACGAATAAAGTAAGTTGCTTAATTTCAATCGCATTCCATTCCAGTTTTCTTCACCGAAATATCCTGCTGTTCAATTCAGGCGTATTCGGGTAAATCGATACGTGGTCTGTTCTAACAATTTCCcgacatttcaatttccgctTGTTGCGTGTATTCgattttagattttttttgtgaagtTATGTTAAACTCGGAGTTAAAACTCACGGTACTCACTTATGGCGACAAGCTATCAGCTATATTATTGgatcagttaatttttgagagctgttttgtttggacGTGCTTTGGCTCAACGTCAATTTTTCTATGCTGAAATAAATGGCTGGCAAAGAACCTTTATcgaattttgtgtgaaaaacaaaatgaaaagggTGGAAAAGTGGTTCGAAAAGGTTTTCAGAGGGCCCAGAAGttgtgaacgacgaagagcaAAGTTATGTTGAATGTGAAGGTTTTGCTTACaacatgttttgaatttttgttgtttttaaccaaaacaacacactaacATGGTGCCAGAGCGACCGTATTCGCCAGATCTGCCCCTTGTgacttttttcttgttccggaaactgaagagGCCCGTAAAAGGATGAAGCTACGCTACGATTGAGCAGACAACGTCGGCATCGACGAAGGAGCTGAAAAGATCACAAATCATATCATGTTTTTTAAGCTCTTGGAAGATTTGGAAAAAACGCTGGCACAAGTATATAATATGTggattactttgaagaatACAAAATAGACGAATAAACCATtattctaaaaaaaaaaacctgaaagATGAGAACattttttaacagaccacTTATTCCCGACCAACGTTTGCTGGCAAACACTTGACGCGTCTACAAATACCGCACTCGTTGCCGCTTCGCCCGATTTGAAGCGTACTGTAGTTGGGGTCCCCGCAAAACATTGGTTCCCTCGCGTTGCGTTGATGTTGCTGTCGGCCACACGACGACAACATCATGCCAACAACATGAGCCCCAAAACCACTACAGCTCCATTCATGACGCGCTACGAGCTACTTCCGATCATATGGTCCGTCAACCCCCCTTCCGGTTGTGAAAATCTAGCGCCCCACGGGCCGGT encodes the following:
- the LOC131210328 gene encoding probable cytochrome P450 9f2, whose protein sequence is MFQLWALVAVLFLLYRWSVATYDYFEKRKIPFVKPVPFFGQLLAFFARTKHAVDIASEGYEMFPNSRVSGLFSLRTPRLLVHDPVLFKQMAIKDFDHFSDHVSQLSIEDDPLLARSLFFTNGTRWRHHRSGLSPAFTGSKMRNMFGLLSKSAGNFVQRLLVSQQRKPDPLELRDLYSRLGHDAMTSISFGVDVDSLSDPNNEFFAKGARLAKIDGAPGFKLALSTILPNVYRFFRCAILDKDVNAFYLNAVSQNIRYREENHITRPDFIHLLLQARKDELRSEKAEDEALENAGLSTAETHTIGQQQGEVKLSWDDIDITAAGVSFFFGGIETTTTLLCFASYELAVNPPIQARLRAEIDEVRAELPDGKTPTYEVLQKMQYMDLVVSETLRRWVPFGTTDRKCTKDYTFTNSDGTEITIERGMNISIPIKSFHLDPKFFPDPLRFDPERFTDPARFNKDAYVPFGAGIRNCIGSRLALMQAKCILFYVLSNFTIEPHHKMSIPVVIDVTSAGLNAKGGFWMKLVPKQV